A single genomic interval of Streptomyces graminofaciens harbors:
- the ftsW gene encoding putative lipid II flippase FtsW, whose protein sequence is MVGSRTGRPPVQRLTRRPPVPRPPRDNPVRRLHTRVRKAWDRPLTAYYVILGGSLLITVLGLVMVYSASQITALQKSLPGTFFFRKQFLAASIGTVLLLLASRMPVRLHRALAYPLLAGCVFLMALVQVPGIGQSINGNQNWIAIGGSFQIQPSEFGKLALVLWGADLLARKEDKRLLTQWKHMLVPLVPVTFMLLGLIMLGGDMGTAIILTAVLFGLLWLAGAPTRLFVGVLSIAGLIGFVLIRTSENRMARLACIGATEPRADGADCWQAVHGIYALASGGIFGSGLGASVEKWGQLPEAHTDFIFAVTGEELGLAGTLSVLALFAALGYAGIRVAGRTEDPFVRYAAGGVTTWITAQAVINMGAVLGLLPIAGVPLPLFSYGGSALLPTMFAIGLLIAFARDDPAARAALAMRQPRFGRKRGGGLSGPGRWNTMRRRASMARSSGER, encoded by the coding sequence ATGGTCGGCAGTCGTACCGGCCGTCCCCCCGTCCAGCGGCTCACCCGGCGGCCACCGGTTCCCCGCCCGCCCCGCGACAACCCCGTACGCCGGCTCCACACGCGCGTCCGCAAGGCCTGGGACCGGCCGCTTACCGCCTACTACGTGATCCTCGGCGGCAGTCTGCTGATCACCGTGCTGGGGCTCGTGATGGTCTACTCGGCCTCGCAGATCACGGCGTTGCAGAAGTCGCTGCCCGGCACGTTCTTCTTCCGCAAACAGTTCCTCGCGGCCTCGATCGGCACCGTGCTGCTGCTCCTCGCCTCGCGGATGCCGGTGAGACTGCACCGGGCCCTGGCGTACCCGCTGCTGGCCGGCTGTGTCTTCCTGATGGCCCTCGTCCAGGTCCCCGGGATAGGGCAGTCGATCAACGGCAACCAGAACTGGATCGCCATCGGCGGCTCGTTCCAGATCCAGCCCAGCGAGTTCGGCAAGCTGGCGCTCGTGCTGTGGGGCGCCGACCTGCTCGCCCGCAAGGAGGACAAGCGGCTGCTCACGCAGTGGAAGCACATGCTGGTGCCGCTCGTCCCGGTGACGTTCATGCTGCTCGGGCTGATCATGCTCGGCGGCGACATGGGCACGGCGATCATCCTCACGGCCGTCCTGTTCGGCCTGCTCTGGCTGGCCGGGGCACCGACGCGGCTGTTCGTCGGCGTACTGTCGATCGCCGGGCTCATCGGGTTCGTCCTCATCAGGACCAGCGAGAACCGCATGGCCCGCCTCGCCTGCATCGGGGCCACGGAACCCCGCGCGGACGGTGCCGACTGCTGGCAGGCCGTGCACGGCATCTACGCCCTCGCCTCGGGCGGAATCTTCGGTTCCGGGCTTGGCGCCAGTGTGGAAAAATGGGGGCAACTCCCGGAAGCGCACACCGACTTCATCTTCGCCGTGACCGGTGAGGAACTGGGCCTCGCGGGGACGCTGTCGGTGCTCGCCCTCTTCGCGGCTCTAGGCTATGCGGGTATCCGCGTGGCCGGACGCACGGAGGACCCCTTCGTGAGGTATGCCGCGGGAGGCGTGACCACCTGGATCACCGCGCAGGCGGTGATCAACATGGGTGCGGTGCTCGGCCTGCTGCCGATCGCCGGTGTCCCGCTCCCGCTGTTCTCCTACGGAGGTTCCGCCCTGCTGCCGACCATGTTCGCCATCGGGTTGCTGATCGCCTTCGCGCGCGACGACCCCGCTGCGCGGGCGGCGCTTGCGATGCGGCAACCCCGCTTTGGTAGAAAACGGGGCGGCGGCCTTTCGGGGCCCGGGAGATGGAACACGATGCGACGGCGTGCCTCGATGGCGCGTTCGTCCGGAGAGCGGTGA
- the murG gene encoding undecaprenyldiphospho-muramoylpentapeptide beta-N-acetylglucosaminyltransferase: protein MHVVLAGGGTAGHIEPALALADALRRQDPTVGITALGTERGLETRLVPERGYELALIPAVPLPRKPTPELITVPGRLRGTIKATEQILERTKADCVVGFGGYVALPGYLAAKRLGVPIVVHEANARPGLANKIGSRYAARVAVSTPDSKLRDARYIGIPLRRAIATLDRAAARPEARAMFGLDPNLPTLLVSGGSQGARRLNEVVQQVAPYLQQAGIQILHAVGPKNELPQVQQMPGMPPYIPVPYVDRMDLAYAAADMMLCRAGAMTVAELSAVGLPAAYVPLPIGNGEQRLNAQPVVKAGGGLLVDDAELTPQWVQQTVLPVLADPHRLYEMSRAASEFGRRDADDLLVGMVYEAIASRR from the coding sequence GTGCATGTCGTACTCGCCGGTGGCGGAACCGCCGGTCACATCGAGCCCGCGCTCGCCCTCGCGGACGCCCTGCGCAGGCAGGACCCGACCGTGGGTATCACGGCCCTGGGCACCGAGCGCGGCCTTGAGACGCGCCTCGTCCCCGAGCGCGGCTACGAACTCGCGCTGATCCCCGCCGTACCCCTGCCACGCAAGCCCACCCCCGAGCTGATCACCGTGCCGGGCCGACTGCGTGGCACGATCAAGGCGACCGAGCAGATCCTGGAGCGCACCAAGGCGGACTGCGTCGTCGGCTTCGGTGGTTACGTGGCCCTGCCGGGCTACCTCGCCGCCAAGCGCCTCGGCGTGCCGATCGTCGTCCACGAGGCCAACGCCCGCCCCGGCCTGGCCAACAAGATCGGCTCGCGGTACGCGGCCCGGGTCGCCGTCTCCACGCCCGACAGCAAGCTCCGTGACGCCCGTTACATCGGCATCCCGCTGCGCCGAGCCATCGCGACCCTGGACCGCGCAGCCGCGCGCCCCGAGGCCCGCGCGATGTTCGGTCTCGACCCGAACCTGCCGACCCTGCTGGTCTCCGGCGGCTCCCAGGGCGCCCGCCGCCTGAACGAGGTCGTCCAGCAGGTCGCCCCCTACCTTCAGCAGGCCGGCATCCAGATCCTGCACGCGGTCGGCCCGAAGAACGAACTGCCACAGGTGCAGCAGATGCCGGGAATGCCCCCCTACATCCCGGTACCGTACGTGGACCGGATGGACCTCGCGTACGCCGCGGCCGACATGATGCTCTGCCGCGCGGGCGCGATGACCGTCGCCGAACTCTCCGCCGTCGGACTCCCGGCCGCCTACGTCCCGCTGCCCATCGGCAACGGCGAACAGCGACTGAACGCCCAGCCGGTGGTCAAGGCCGGCGGCGGACTGCTGGTCGACGACGCGGAGCTGACCCCCCAGTGGGTCCAGCAGACCGTCCTGCCCGTGCTCGCCGACCCGCACCGGCTCTACGAGATGTCCCGCGCCGCCAGCGAGTTCGGCCGCCGGGACGCCGACGACCTGCTCGTCGGGATGGTGTACGAGGCGATCGCGTCGCGCCGGTAA
- a CDS encoding cell division protein FtsQ/DivIB: protein MAGPTTAERDAGEGYKDSVYGPLSGRRLPRLRMFIILAVALLLLGGGSLWVLYGSSWLRAERVTVSGTDVLTEAQVRTAAQIPLGEPLISVDTDEIASRLRRKLPRIDSVDVARSWPHGIELKVTERTPVLIVEDTGNAGNYVEVDAKGVRFATVSHAPEGVPVLELALSSPGSAAASLRRFGEERLVREAVRVARAIPAAAARDTRVVKVRSYDDISLELTGGRTVAWGCGEKGRAKARTLTALMKAAPGARNFDVRVPTAPASSGS from the coding sequence GTGGCCGGACCGACCACCGCCGAGCGCGACGCGGGCGAGGGATACAAGGATTCGGTCTACGGCCCACTGTCGGGCAGACGGCTTCCCCGTCTTCGTATGTTCATCATCCTGGCCGTCGCCCTGCTCCTTCTCGGCGGCGGCTCGCTCTGGGTCCTGTACGGCTCCTCGTGGCTGCGTGCCGAGCGCGTGACGGTCTCGGGGACGGACGTCCTGACCGAGGCTCAGGTGCGCACGGCTGCCCAAATTCCGCTTGGTGAACCACTGATTTCCGTCGACACCGACGAGATCGCGTCACGATTGCGGAGGAAATTGCCCCGAATTGACTCGGTTGATGTCGCCCGTTCCTGGCCTCATGGAATCGAGCTGAAAGTGACCGAGCGCACTCCGGTTCTGATTGTCGAAGACACGGGAAATGCGGGCAACTACGTCGAAGTGGACGCGAAGGGCGTACGGTTCGCGACGGTTTCGCATGCCCCTGAGGGCGTTCCCGTACTGGAATTGGCGCTTTCCTCCCCGGGTTCCGCCGCCGCCAGTCTGCGACGCTTCGGCGAGGAGCGGCTCGTGCGGGAGGCCGTACGGGTCGCCCGCGCCATTCCGGCCGCCGCCGCGCGCGACACGCGCGTCGTCAAGGTCCGCTCGTACGACGACATCTCGCTGGAGTTGACCGGCGGGCGCACCGTGGCGTGGGGATGTGGCGAGAAGGGGCGCGCGAAGGCCCGTACTCTCACTGCTCTGATGAAAGCCGCCCCTGGTGCGCGGAACTTCGATGTGCGTGTTCCCACCGCCCCGGCGTCATCGGGGAGTTGA
- the ftsZ gene encoding cell division protein FtsZ, with the protein MAAPQNYLAVIKVIGVGGGGVNAINRMIEVGLKGVEFIAINTDAQALLMSDADVKLDVGRELTRGLGAGANPAVGRKAAEDHREEIEEVLKGADMVFVTAGEGGGTGTGGAPVVANIARSLGALTIGVVTRPFTFEGRRRANQAEDGIAELREEVDTLIVIPNDRLLSISDRQVSVLDAFKSADQVLLSGVQGITDLITTPGLINLDFADVKSVMSEAGSALMGIGSARGDDRAVAAAEMAISSPLLEASIDGARGVLLSISGGSDLGLFEINEAAQLVSEAAHPEANIIFGAVIDDALGDEVRVTVIAAGFDGGQPPAKRDTILGSASAKREEPTPVRSTETRPSFGSLGSVKPKEEPALAPEPVNEVPLSPPVPPSRSYSDSAAEELDVPDFLK; encoded by the coding sequence GTGGCAGCACCGCAGAACTACCTCGCAGTCATCAAAGTCATCGGTGTCGGCGGCGGTGGTGTCAATGCCATCAACCGGATGATCGAGGTCGGTCTCAAGGGCGTCGAGTTCATCGCCATCAACACCGACGCTCAGGCGCTGTTGATGAGCGACGCCGACGTCAAGCTCGACGTCGGCCGCGAACTCACCCGCGGACTCGGCGCCGGAGCCAACCCGGCCGTCGGCCGCAAGGCCGCCGAGGACCACCGCGAGGAGATCGAGGAGGTCCTCAAGGGGGCCGACATGGTCTTCGTGACCGCCGGTGAAGGCGGCGGCACCGGTACCGGCGGCGCGCCCGTCGTGGCCAACATCGCGCGATCCCTGGGCGCCCTCACCATCGGCGTGGTCACCCGCCCGTTCACCTTCGAGGGACGGCGCCGCGCCAACCAGGCCGAGGACGGCATCGCCGAACTCCGCGAAGAGGTCGACACCCTCATCGTCATCCCGAACGACCGGCTGTTGTCCATCTCGGACCGCCAGGTCTCGGTCCTCGACGCCTTCAAGTCGGCCGACCAGGTCCTGCTCTCCGGTGTCCAGGGCATCACCGACCTGATCACCACGCCCGGTCTGATCAACCTTGACTTCGCCGACGTCAAGTCGGTCATGTCCGAGGCCGGTTCGGCCCTCATGGGCATCGGCTCGGCCCGCGGCGACGACCGCGCGGTGGCCGCCGCCGAGATGGCGATCTCCTCGCCGCTCCTCGAGGCCTCCATCGACGGCGCCCGGGGCGTCCTGCTCTCCATCTCCGGTGGCTCCGACCTCGGTCTGTTCGAGATCAACGAGGCCGCGCAGCTGGTCAGCGAGGCCGCCCACCCCGAGGCGAACATCATCTTCGGCGCGGTCATCGACGACGCCCTCGGTGACGAGGTCCGGGTCACGGTCATCGCGGCCGGCTTCGACGGCGGCCAGCCCCCGGCCAAGCGGGACACCATCCTCGGCTCGGCATCGGCCAAGCGCGAGGAGCCGACGCCGGTGCGGTCCACCGAGACCCGCCCGTCCTTCGGTTCGCTCGGCAGCGTCAAGCCGAAGGAGGAGCCGGCGCTCGCCCCGGAGCCGGTGAACGAGGTTCCGCTCTCCCCGCCGGTCCCGCCGTCCCGGTCCTACTCGGACAGCGCGGCGGAAGAGCTGGACGTGCCGGACTTCCTCAAGTGA
- the pgeF gene encoding peptidoglycan editing factor PgeF — protein sequence MIGQTDSRSGAHFAFTDRWGGVSAAPYVELNLGGAVGDDADAVRTNRELAAKSLNLEAGRVVWMNQVHGADVAVVEGPWGSDSDIPSVDAIVTTRRGLALAVLTADCVPVLLADPVAGVAAAAHAGRPGMIAGVVPAAVEAMIELGAEATRIVARTGPAVCGRCYEVPDAMRAEVASVEPAAYAETSWGTPSVDVCAGVHAQLERLGVRDREQSPVCTLESRDHFSYRRDRTTGRLAGYVWLD from the coding sequence GTGATAGGTCAGACGGACTCCCGCAGCGGCGCGCATTTCGCCTTCACCGACAGGTGGGGCGGGGTGAGCGCCGCTCCGTACGTGGAGCTCAACCTCGGCGGGGCGGTCGGGGACGACGCCGACGCCGTACGCACGAACCGTGAACTGGCCGCCAAGTCGCTGAACCTGGAGGCCGGCCGCGTCGTCTGGATGAACCAGGTGCACGGCGCGGACGTGGCGGTGGTCGAAGGCCCGTGGGGCTCCGACTCCGACATCCCGTCCGTCGACGCGATCGTCACCACCCGGCGTGGTCTCGCGCTCGCGGTTCTCACCGCCGACTGCGTCCCGGTCCTGTTGGCCGACCCCGTCGCCGGGGTCGCGGCCGCCGCCCACGCGGGCCGGCCCGGCATGATCGCCGGGGTCGTCCCCGCCGCCGTAGAGGCCATGATCGAACTCGGTGCCGAGGCCACCCGGATCGTCGCCCGCACCGGCCCCGCCGTCTGCGGCCGTTGTTACGAGGTGCCCGACGCGATGCGCGCCGAGGTGGCCTCCGTCGAGCCGGCGGCGTACGCCGAAACCAGCTGGGGCACACCCTCCGTGGATGTGTGCGCCGGAGTGCACGCTCAACTGGAGCGGCTCGGGGTGCGCGATCGGGAGCAGTCTCCCGTGTGCACGCTGGAGTCGCGCGACCACTTCTCGTACCGCCGCGACCGCACGACAGGGCGACTCGCGGGATATGTCTGGCTGGACTGA
- a CDS encoding YggS family pyridoxal phosphate-dependent enzyme, with protein sequence MTDRKAQLARNLAQVEDRIAAACVAAGRKRDEVTLIVVTKTYPASDVRILSELGVRHVAENKDQDAAPKAAECADLPLVWHFVGQLQTNKVRSVVRYADLVQSVDRSRLVTALSKEAVRAGREVGCLLQVALDAEVGGRGDRGGVGPEGIGELADLVVESPGLRLDGLMTVAPLAGEYAGRGRAAFDRLMDLSTDLRRAHPAANMVSAGMSADLEEAVAAGATHVRVGTAVLGVRPRLG encoded by the coding sequence ATGACGGACCGTAAGGCACAACTCGCCAGAAATCTGGCGCAGGTGGAGGACCGCATCGCGGCGGCGTGCGTCGCCGCCGGGCGCAAGCGCGACGAGGTGACCCTGATCGTGGTCACCAAGACCTATCCCGCGAGCGATGTGCGGATCCTGTCGGAACTAGGTGTGCGTCATGTCGCCGAGAACAAGGACCAGGACGCGGCGCCCAAGGCTGCCGAATGTGCGGATCTGCCCCTTGTCTGGCACTTCGTGGGTCAGTTGCAGACCAATAAGGTCCGTTCTGTGGTCCGTTACGCGGATCTCGTACAGTCCGTCGATCGTTCCAGGCTCGTCACGGCTCTGTCGAAGGAGGCGGTTCGGGCCGGGCGTGAGGTGGGATGTCTTCTGCAGGTCGCACTCGACGCCGAGGTGGGCGGCCGGGGAGACCGGGGAGGCGTCGGACCCGAGGGGATCGGCGAGTTGGCGGATCTCGTGGTGGAATCGCCGGGATTGCGGCTGGACGGTCTGATGACTGTCGCGCCGCTCGCCGGGGAGTACGCGGGGCGCGGGCGCGCGGCGTTCGATCGGTTGATGGATTTGTCGACTGACCTGCGCCGGGCTCATCCGGCTGCGAACATGGTCTCCGCAGGGATGAGTGCGGACCTCGAGGAGGCCGTGGCTGCTGGGGCGACACATGTACGCGTCGGTACTGCGGTACTCGGAGTCCGTCCCAGGCTCGGGTAA
- a CDS encoding cell division protein SepF yields MAGAMRKMAVYLGLVEDDGYDGRGFDPDDDFEPELDPEPEREHRHREPVHQAHQPQRDESVRVVQPPVQREPVSHSSSLPAESMRPARIAPVASITQERSSLEKNAPVIMPKVVSEREPYRITTLHPRTYNEARTIGEHFREGTPVIMNLTEMDDTDAKRLVDFAAGLVFGLHGSIERVTQKVFLLSPANVDVTAEDKARIAEGGFFNQS; encoded by the coding sequence ATGGCCGGCGCGATGCGCAAGATGGCGGTCTACCTCGGCCTCGTGGAGGACGATGGGTACGACGGCAGGGGATTCGACCCCGATGACGACTTCGAGCCCGAGCTCGACCCGGAGCCCGAGCGGGAGCACCGGCACCGCGAGCCGGTGCATCAGGCGCACCAGCCGCAAAGGGACGAATCGGTGCGAGTGGTGCAGCCTCCCGTTCAGCGTGAGCCCGTGTCGCACTCCTCTTCGCTCCCCGCGGAATCGATGCGACCCGCCCGGATCGCGCCCGTGGCATCCATCACACAAGAACGTTCGAGTCTGGAGAAGAACGCACCGGTGATCATGCCCAAGGTCGTGTCCGAGCGAGAGCCTTACCGGATCACGACGTTGCACCCGCGGACCTACAACGAGGCCCGTACCATCGGGGAACACTTCCGTGAGGGCACCCCGGTGATCATGAATCTGACTGAGATGGACGACACAGATGCGAAGCGACTTGTCGACTTTGCGGCCGGTTTGGTGTTTGGTCTTCACGGCAGCATCGAGCGGGTGACGCAGAAGGTGTTCCTGTTGTCGCCTGCTAACGTCGATGTCACGGCGGAGGACAAGGCCCGAATCGCGGAGGGCGGGTTCTTCAACCAGAGCTGA
- a CDS encoding YggT family protein: MSVVWQVVYVALMCLLIVLIFRLVMDYVFQFARSWQPGKAMVVVLEATYTVTDPPLKLLRRFIPPLRLGGVALDLSFFVLMIIVYILIYIVGGLAR, encoded by the coding sequence ATGAGCGTGGTTTGGCAGGTTGTCTACGTCGCGCTGATGTGCTTGCTCATCGTGCTTATCTTCCGGTTGGTCATGGACTACGTCTTCCAGTTCGCCCGCTCATGGCAACCCGGCAAGGCGATGGTGGTCGTTCTGGAGGCCACCTACACTGTCACCGATCCACCGCTCAAGCTTCTGCGGCGGTTCATTCCGCCGCTGCGTCTCGGGGGCGTGGCGCTCGACCTGTCCTTCTTCGTACTGATGATCATCGTCTACATCTTGATCTACATCGTGGGCGGACTCGCGAGGTGA
- a CDS encoding DivIVA domain-containing protein, translating to MPLTPEDVRNKQFTTVRLREGYDEDEVDAFLDEVEAELTRLLRENEDLRAKLAAATRAAAQNQQNMRKPPEPQDQQGGMQQGGMQQGGMQQGGMQQQGMQQGGMQQGGMQQGGMQQQGMRGPGAPVPAGISGPPQQMGGPMGGPPQLPSGAPQLPAGPGGQGQQGPGPMGQGPMGQGPMGQGQMQPMGQGQMGQGPMGGQPMQQMGGPMGGPMGGPMGGPGQGPGGDSAARVLSLAQQTADQAIAEARSEANKIVGEARSRAEGLERDARAKADALERDAQEKHRVAMGSLESARATLERKVEDLRGFEREYRTRLKSYLESQLRQLETQADDSLAPPRTPATASLPPSPAPSMAPAGASAPSYGGNPGGMGGGMGGGMGGAPAPAAPSYGGQQQMSPAMTQPMAPVRPQGPSPMGQAPSPMRGFLIDEDDN from the coding sequence ATGCCGTTGACCCCCGAGGACGTGCGGAACAAGCAGTTCACGACCGTCCGCCTCCGAGAAGGCTATGACGAGGACGAGGTCGATGCCTTCCTCGATGAGGTCGAAGCCGAACTGACGCGACTGCTCCGCGAGAACGAGGATCTGCGCGCCAAACTGGCCGCGGCCACGCGCGCCGCTGCCCAGAACCAGCAGAACATGCGCAAGCCTCCGGAGCCCCAGGATCAGCAGGGCGGCATGCAGCAGGGCGGCATGCAGCAAGGTGGCATGCAGCAAGGTGGCATGCAGCAGCAGGGCATGCAGCAGGGCGGTATGCAGCAGGGTGGCATGCAGCAAGGTGGCATGCAGCAGCAGGGCATGCGTGGTCCCGGCGCGCCCGTACCCGCTGGGATATCGGGCCCGCCGCAGCAGATGGGTGGCCCCATGGGTGGCCCGCCCCAGCTGCCGAGCGGCGCCCCGCAGCTGCCCGCAGGCCCTGGTGGCCAGGGGCAGCAGGGTCCCGGCCCGATGGGTCAGGGACCGATGGGCCAGGGCCCGATGGGTCAGGGCCAGATGCAGCCCATGGGTCAGGGCCAGATGGGCCAGGGTCCGATGGGTGGCCAGCCCATGCAGCAGATGGGTGGCCCGATGGGCGGCCCCATGGGTGGTCCGATGGGCGGCCCCGGTCAGGGTCCCGGCGGCGACAGTGCCGCGCGTGTCCTCTCGCTGGCCCAGCAGACCGCCGACCAGGCGATCGCCGAGGCTCGTTCCGAGGCCAACAAGATCGTCGGCGAGGCGCGTTCGCGTGCCGAGGGTCTTGAGCGGGACGCCCGTGCCAAGGCCGACGCCCTGGAGCGGGACGCGCAGGAGAAGCACCGCGTCGCGATGGGCTCCCTGGAGTCCGCTCGCGCCACGCTGGAGCGCAAGGTCGAGGACCTGCGTGGCTTCGAGCGCGAGTACCGCACGCGTCTGAAGTCGTACCTGGAGTCGCAGCTGCGTCAGCTGGAGACCCAGGCCGACGACTCGCTGGCCCCTCCGCGCACTCCGGCGACCGCGTCGCTGCCGCCGTCCCCGGCGCCCTCCATGGCTCCGGCCGGCGCGAGTGCCCCGTCGTACGGTGGCAACCCGGGCGGCATGGGCGGAGGCATGGGTGGAGGCATGGGCGGTGCCCCGGCTCCGGCCGCGCCTTCCTACGGTGGTCAGCAGCAGATGTCCCCGGCCATGACCCAGCCGATGGCTCCGGTCCGGCCGCAGGGTCCGTCGCCGATGGGGCAGGCGCCTTCGCCGATGCGTGGGTTCCTCATCGACGAGGACGACAACTGA